A genome region from Panicum virgatum strain AP13 chromosome 4K, P.virgatum_v5, whole genome shotgun sequence includes the following:
- the LOC120703141 gene encoding transcription termination factor MTERF15, mitochondrial-like produces MLLLRSHLLPLHRAASALPSPIYHRAWLLSTSTSASTAPFSLEDYLVAACGLHPAQALKTAKKAFDQASKHCNKRAFEEICWSRLKSASNPDAVIALLSGVGLSSADIAKVVVTDPLLLRASPKNIGPRLHALRDRLGLPTPQIARFLGVGSRALRTCDVGPKLEFFISFFGSFEQLLAIIKKSDRILQVDVERVIKPNIALLRQWGLSVRDIAQVCSQNSWLLTYRLDHVKELLLRAEELGVPRSSRMFKYAVSVVSNITKEKAASKLKFLKSTLGCSESEIAIAVPKIPSILALSEELLLRKIQFLIKEVGMKPQHIVERPVLLAHSLEKRLVPRHCVMKFLQAKGLLSSKMGFYSLAQIGEKTFKLKYIDSHKDSVPGLADAYAAASAGVVPSGINFEHLKIFQSFLFDGASATHAH; encoded by the coding sequence ATGCTGCTCCTCCGCAgccacctcctccctctccaccGCGCGGCCTCCGCGCTCCCTTCCCCCATCTACCATCGCGCCTGgctcctctccacctccacctcggccTCCACCGCACCGTTCTCCCTCGAGGACTACCTCGTCGCCGCCTGCGGCCTCCACCCAGCTCAAGCCCTCAAGACGGCTAAGAAGGCGTTCGATCAAGCATCCAAACATTGTAACAAGAGGGCATTCGAGGAGATTTGCTGGTCCCGCCTCAAATCTGCTTCCAACCCCGACGCCGTCATTGCCCTGCTCTCCGGAGTCGGCCTCTCCAGCGCCGACATCGCCAAAGTCGTCGTCACGGACCCGCTGCTCCTCCGCGCCTCGCCCAAGAATATCGGCCCCCGCCTTCATGCTCTCCGTGACCGCCTCGGTCTGCCCACTCCCCAGATCGCTCGCTTCCTCGGGGTCGGCTCACGCGCCCTCCGCACCTGCGACGTCGGTCCAAAGCTCGAGTTCTTCATCTCCTTCTTCGGTTCATTTGAACAGCTCCTCGCGATCATAAAGAAGAGTGACCGCATTCTACAGGTGGATGTTGAAAGGGTTATCAAGCCTAATATCGCGCTGCTTCGTCAGTGGGGCTTAAGTGTTCGAGATATTGCCCAGGTGTGTTCACAAAACTCGTGGCTGCTTACCTATAGGCTGGACCACGTCAAGGAGTTATTGTTGCGCGCGGAAGAGCTTGGAGTGCCTCGCAGCTCGCGAATGTTCAAGTATGCAGTGTCAGTCGTCTCAAATATCACCAAAGAAAAGGCTGCTTCCAAGCTTAAGTTTTTGAAGAGTACTCTTGGTTGCTCCGAGAGTGAAATTGCAATTGCAGTGCCCAAGATACCAAGTATTCTAGCATTGTCTGAGGAGCTCCTTCTCCGCAAGATTCAGTTCTTGATCAAAGAGGTTGGAATGAAACCTCAGCACATTGTTGAAAGGCCTGTCCTGTTAGCACACAGCCTGGAGAAGCGGCTAGTGCCCCGGCATTGTGTCATGAAGTTTCTGCAGGCAAAGGGATTGCTGAGTAGTAAAATGGGCTTTTACTCACTCGCTCAAATTGGAGAGAAGACTTTCAAATTGAAGTACATCGACTCTCACAAGGACTCTGTTCCTGGGCTTGCAGATGCTTATGCTGCAGCTAGTGCTGGTGTTGTGCCCTCTGGAATTAATTTTGAACATCTtaaaatattccaatcctttTTGTTCGATGGTGCAAGTGCAACTCACGCTCATTAG
- the LOC120701897 gene encoding annexin D6-like has translation MVPLVTAYRYDGPEDLKADPKDEYLKMLRAIIRCFTCPDRYFKKVARQAIAGLGTDESSLTRVITTRAEVDLRFIKEAYQKRNSVPLERTIVGDTSGNYENMLLTLLGLE, from the exons ATGGTGCCACTTGTAACTGCATACCGCTATGATGGACCAGAG GATCTGAAGGCTGATCCCAAGGATGAGTACCTCAAGATGCTGCGAGCGATCATCCGGTGCTTCACCTGCCCCGACAGGTACTTCAAGAAGGTTGCCAGGCAGGCCATTGCGGGTCTAGGCACAGACGAGAGCTCCCTGACCCGGGTCATCACCACCCGCGCGGAGGTGGACCTGAGGTTTATCAAGGAGGCATACCAGAAGAGGAACAGCGTGCCACTGGAGCGCACCATCGTGGGGGACACCTCCGGCAACTATGAGAACATGCTCCTCACGCTCCTGGGGCTGGAGTGA